From the Desulfomonilia bacterium genome, one window contains:
- a CDS encoding CoA transferase, which produces MSVLEGIRVIELAQFISGSRCTQILADMGAEVVHVEPPEGQTLRIIFGLVPGAERGFSVFNRNKYGLAIDFRKPEGSDAVRRLVKETDVFVHNHVPGSLEKYGLGYDDLKKIKKDIIHVSISGFGETGVNPERVAFDIITQATSGHFWNDQKGLRTPSNYWADLTAGAYAANAVLLALINRMKTGNGQHIDMSMQDVLYFSNYRAMLDRAIGPSMEDANKTLGRMPRDVLNSDDRMPFYGFFRTSDGKVAIVAITSRQWKDLSEIVGRPELQNDPKYNNLISQIRNHNEAVAIIEEWTVLHTSAEVVESLEKRKIPCGTAYTCEQVNSDENLKSRGMLTKITHPQFGEVDIPGIPYKFSDTAGSIRMPGPGLGEHNLLILRDWLGYTDQELDELREKKIIN; this is translated from the coding sequence ATGAGTGTTCTTGAAGGAATCAGGGTTATAGAACTTGCACAGTTCATATCAGGTTCGCGATGCACCCAGATTCTTGCGGACATGGGGGCCGAAGTTGTCCATGTGGAACCGCCTGAAGGTCAGACTCTGAGGATAATATTCGGACTGGTGCCCGGTGCGGAAAGGGGTTTCTCGGTATTCAACAGGAACAAGTACGGGCTGGCGATTGATTTCAGAAAACCCGAAGGCAGTGATGCCGTAAGGCGGCTTGTCAAGGAGACGGATGTATTCGTGCATAATCATGTTCCAGGTTCACTCGAGAAATATGGTCTCGGCTATGATGATCTGAAAAAAATAAAAAAAGACATTATACATGTATCCATCTCCGGATTCGGCGAGACAGGCGTTAATCCCGAAAGGGTTGCTTTTGACATAATAACCCAGGCCACATCAGGACATTTCTGGAATGATCAGAAAGGACTCAGAACACCTTCAAATTACTGGGCGGATCTTACGGCAGGCGCTTATGCAGCCAACGCCGTGCTGCTTGCCCTGATTAACCGGATGAAGACCGGCAACGGCCAGCACATAGACATGTCGATGCAGGATGTACTCTATTTCTCGAATTACAGGGCCATGCTGGATAGAGCGATCGGGCCCTCAATGGAAGATGCGAACAAAACGCTCGGCAGGATGCCGAGGGATGTGCTCAATTCGGACGACCGCATGCCGTTTTACGGTTTTTTCAGGACCTCGGACGGTAAGGTCGCAATAGTGGCGATAACATCCAGGCAATGGAAAGACCTTTCTGAAATCGTGGGCAGGCCTGAACTTCAAAATGATCCGAAGTACAACAACCTTATTTCCCAGATACGCAATCACAACGAGGCGGTTGCAATAATTGAAGAATGGACGGTTCTGCACACATCGGCTGAGGTTGTAGAAAGTCTTGAAAAAAGGAAAATCCCCTGCGGAACAGCATATACCTGCGAGCAGGTGAACTCGGATGAAAATCTGAAATCACGCGGTATGCTGACAAAAATAACCCACCCGCAATTCGGTGAAGTAGATATTCCCGGAATACCGTACAAGTTCTCGGATACTGCCGGTTCTATCAGAATGCCGGGGCCCGGTCTGGGTGAGCACAATCTATTGATATTGAGAGACTGGCTCGGTTATACCGATCAGGAACTGGATGAACTCAGAGAAAAGAAAATAATAAATTGA
- a CDS encoding energy transducer TonB has product MNRFYACLAVSIIIHMAVLVPFYLMERFGIIAPPGIIKVSLVGSPAVKGQSESEKASRTDFNVTAQEEKPDSKETEKSDYNEEQSDRINEAPVDDPSNKANLSYYGKVKGKIFINYKYPQEAADEGIHGYVKITFIIDSSGRVTSLRVKKSSGYKILDAVSSKAVLDASPFPPRENSIKIEVGFLYVLDN; this is encoded by the coding sequence ATGAACAGGTTCTATGCATGCCTTGCGGTTTCCATTATCATTCATATGGCAGTCCTGGTTCCGTTTTATCTCATGGAAAGGTTTGGAATTATTGCACCTCCCGGGATAATCAAAGTTTCCCTAGTCGGTTCTCCGGCGGTTAAAGGACAGTCCGAATCCGAAAAAGCAAGCCGGACGGATTTTAATGTCACAGCTCAGGAAGAGAAACCTGATTCAAAAGAAACTGAAAAATCCGACTATAATGAAGAACAGTCTGACAGGATCAACGAAGCGCCCGTTGACGACCCGAGCAATAAGGCCAACCTCAGCTATTACGGAAAGGTCAAGGGGAAAATTTTTATCAACTATAAATATCCCCAGGAAGCTGCAGATGAAGGCATACACGGATATGTTAAAATTACTTTTATTATAGACAGTTCCGGCAGGGTCACTTCATTGAGGGTGAAAAAAAGCTCGGGCTATAAAATCTTAGATGCCGTCTCGTCAAAGGCAGTACTTGATGCAAGCCCGTTCCCGCCCCGGGAAAACAGTATCAAGATCGAGGTCGGCTTTCTTTATGTCCTCGACAACTGA
- a CDS encoding CoA-transferase, whose protein sequence is MRDYNIMELMICVAARELGNGYTAGIGTGAPCAAAMLAQKTLAPHLVIMFESGGTDPVLLEMPVSVGDSRTFNRAVMAGGTMEIMQACSRGLVDYSILGGAQIDMYGNINSTMLGSDYRKPSIRLPGSGGANDFASLCWRTIIMSVQEKSRFVEKLDFMTTPGWLQGGNSRTEKGLPPGTGPYRVITNMAVMDFEPESKRMRVISVNPGCTFDDIQKNCGFELLKAPKIFVTKSPTAQELKILRDEIDPHRLIIGR, encoded by the coding sequence ATGCGGGACTATAATATCATGGAGCTGATGATCTGTGTTGCGGCCCGTGAACTGGGCAACGGGTACACTGCCGGAATCGGAACCGGAGCGCCATGCGCAGCTGCAATGCTTGCACAGAAGACCCTGGCCCCTCACCTGGTGATTATGTTCGAATCCGGCGGAACAGACCCTGTACTGCTTGAAATGCCCGTTTCGGTCGGAGACTCCAGGACATTCAACAGGGCCGTGATGGCGGGCGGCACAATGGAAATAATGCAGGCATGCAGCCGCGGTCTTGTGGACTATTCAATACTGGGCGGCGCCCAGATAGACATGTATGGAAATATCAATTCAACCATGCTGGGCAGCGACTACAGGAAACCGTCCATAAGGCTGCCCGGCAGCGGTGGCGCGAATGACTTCGCCTCCCTCTGCTGGCGCACTATCATTATGTCGGTGCAGGAAAAAAGTCGTTTTGTAGAAAAGCTCGATTTCATGACAACTCCCGGCTGGCTTCAGGGCGGGAATTCGCGTACGGAAAAAGGATTGCCGCCGGGTACCGGGCCTTACAGGGTTATAACCAATATGGCCGTGATGGACTTCGAGCCCGAGAGCAAACGCATGAGGGTGATATCGGTCAATCCCGGCTGTACATTCGATGATATCCAGAAGAACTGCGGATTCGAACTGCTCAAGGCCCCTAAAATCTTTGTCACAAAGTCGCCTACCGCACAGGAACTTAAAATCCTGCGCGATGAAATCGACCCGCACAGGCTTATAATCGGCAGGTAG